A window of Chrysoperla carnea chromosome 3, inChrCarn1.1, whole genome shotgun sequence genomic DNA:
TGAAAAAAGGATATCAATCAATTCAAATACAGTAAGTTATAGTTCTCAAAATGAAAGTAATCTAGACAGTATAATTTCGTGTCTTTCAAATCTTCCGAAAACGGAAATTGCGTTAGACAAAAACTCACATACAAAACGAACCTTCAGCAATTTCGacgaattttccattttttaccAAGATACACTTTTGGCGAAGAAGGTTTTGTTGGCGATTTGCAACACAATAATCATTTTAGGTGCAATTAATGTTTAGCCCATCGTTCAGGAAGACTTGAATGTCTTATTTGTGGAATTTTAGAGTTTTGAAGGAGTTTTGCGACTAAGGAAAAGTTTCCCGAAAGTTGTGCTTAATCGTATAATTTAGGACTTTATCAATCTTAGGCCCCCTAAGTTATATTTTCATCTCTCGATTTTATTTTACCCGAGGGGTGATTTGTGAAAAAGGGATAAGCCTCCATTATGTTAATTTCGCAAACATCCTACGACTATTACGTTATCCAAAAAATATGTGAGTcaattaaataagaaaacaatacttttagttgaaaaaattactttcatccatgatattaaataattgtgatGGAGATTTATCAGGAACTTGGGcagtgaataaaaacaaatgttaaattgTCAATAAGTACAGTAATTACATTTGAATGCTACTAGATTCAAAGATTGCTTCATGAGTACGGTCCAATCAACTGATTagattatagataaaaatattttattaacattaatagaaaatatttgttttcctgTATAAAGACTTCATCAATTTACTCAAacgaatttttagaaaatggcgCTCTGCTGGTATTAACGTACAAATTTCTACTGcaaacattttaacaaaaaaagggTGCATAGAAATTTTGCAATTTGCAAACAAGTTTGGTCCAGTTGATGGTATTTATAACTTAGCCGTAATATTACGGGATGCGTTGTTTGAAAATCaaagtattgaaaatttccaaacatCTTTTGGTGGGAAAGTATTGGGTACAAAATATTTAGATGAAGTGAGTCGTACACTTTGTCCAGAGCTGCGACATTTTATTGTATTCTCAAGTGTATCCTGCGGACGTGGTAACGCGGGTCAAACTAATTATGGAATGGCAAATTCAGTAATGGAACGTATATGTGAAGAGCGTCATGCCAGTGGATATCCAGCTCTTGCTATACAATGGGGTGCTATTGGTGAAGTAGGGCTTGTTGCCGATATGCAGGATAATGACGAGGTATTAGAAATTGGCGGAACACTTCAACAGGGCTTAAACAGTTGTTTCGATGCTATggatattttcttgaaacaatcATCACCTGTTGTTGCAAGTATGGTGGTTGCTGAGAAAAAGTATGGATTCAACGCCGGCGGAAGTATTTTAGATTCTGTTGTATCTATTATGGGGATAAAAGATCATACAAAATTGAGTAAGCATTCGAAACTAGCGGAGATTGGTATGGATTCAATGATGGCAGttgaaattaaacaaacattagAAAGAGAATTTGAGCTTTTCTTAACACCACAAGATATTCGAAATTTAACTTTTGCAAAATTAATCGAATTGCAAGATCAAAAAGTTGATAATGCTGAATCAGATGTCACAATGAAAGAGAACTCGATGTCCAAGgaagatataattaaaatgcTTGTACGTACGTTTGGTGACGAAAATGAAGATATAGAACCTATTGTCGAATTACCATCAaccaaaaataaagaaaaatcaatgCCACTATTCTTCATTCCTGGAATTGAAGGGAATTGTGTAGTATTTGAAGCATtatgttcaaaattaaattaccaaTGTTATGGTTTACAGACTTCGTTTGCTGATACTACTGATAACATTAGTGCTCTAACACAAAAAATGGTCTCAGTAAGTATATGTGCAAATTGAATTTTGTACTCTTTGCTCAACCAATTAAAACATGAATTCGAATGGGTTGGGTATGAATGTAAAACCAATAGAGCTAATTAATCCTCGAAGCTACaaatcaattttcgattttctatcttttatagttttggagaaaataacattaacgaacaaatatttcaaataaaagctgtatattttttcataagggatattttttacatttaaacttttgttctatcttttacGATTGACAAGACCAAAgtcgctcatttacgaactcaaactcacttttagTATCCTGAGtactctttaaaattttcagttttatatctcttttgtttttgagttatcgtgtagacggacggacgggcaaaCGGAAATGAtctaattatatgattttatgagcacctttaccaaaattttgttctatcatcaatattttattctatcattattaatatttctaagcattacaaacttgggactaaatttaatatacctggatatatatttcatatatacctacctacttttttcataaaagctaaccgaaattatttattaaagctaTTCTATTACATTAATATTAGTTCGTTTACTTCTAGCTAATTAAATCCAAATTAGCACAAAATGAAGAGTATGGTATTGTTGGCTACTCATATGGTTCAATATTAGCAACAGAAATTACTACACAATTAGAAAAATTGGGGTATAAAGgtcgttgtttatttattgatggATCACCTACATTTTTGAAAGCGCTTATTCGTAATCAGCTCTCAATGTCTATGTCAGAAGAAATATCAACCAGTACTGTCGAATCAAGATTAATAGCATTGATGTTATCGAACTTCCTTACAGAaaatgtatcaaatattttggtGAGTTTGGTATACTTAAgtattagattttattttattacaagctttcaagcttttattaaattttgtttgtgtgttaGTTAAGTACTACTAAGTTCGTAcgggtaaaaatattatatttgaaaattaaaatattttcgcgTTGAGATTTGGAAGTTAAACATcgaaaagaaaatgtaaatcgTGTGATAATACAATATcatgaattatataaataaactgaTAGTAGatgtaaaactaaattttaaactaaaaaaaaaaatttaagttaaaagtcGCACTTTTTCAAGTACaatcttttattatactaaTCCTTCAGCTCAGTTTATCTAACCTCAAAGGTAGAACGGGACTGCCGTGCGTCCATAAACgtgctggcggaacaaatgaatgtaaacctggtatgggtaccgggataCAGAGACATTCCAGGCAATTGTGAAGCCGACGTGCTTGCaaaaaatggcacaatgctgtcggacacaagcatcaataggcaTCCGAGAGATCCGTTCGCGAACTGCAAGCTGCTCCTTAAAGAGGATATCTGAAAAtgggccaatcttagatggaagaAGGAATGTACTTGTGTTACGAcaatatggtctgagtacaatcgtaggcgttccgaataTTATATCGTTTCGaagggcctctattagcaaaatcattgcggctattacaggacactgactggcggcaggcatgctgaacgcctgagCCTGACTgtgtatcacgactattgcaggagctgtcacagtgtggaggaggaggagacgatgtctcatcttttctgtcaccatccagctcttgccatgaggaggtggacttatttgagccagcctttctttgacctAAAGTCCGtagacgtcaaagcactcctgctgttctaaAACAGCTCAAAATGGTCCACAGAGTTTTAGTTATCTACATCATCGAATGTCGTGAAGCATTAATACAGAAactgtatttatatacaaatttaaggcCCTTCAAGATAACTACAAAAAATACgttgtatttcaaaataacataagcgagatttgttataaaatcaatttttgattcaaCACTTTtcgatttccaaaatttttttttgaaactttttttcataaagttgatggtttccgagatattggccaaaaatcgtttttttatgtatatatagcgTTAATTATAGCAACCCCAGTACTCCCAAGACTGCGCGTTAGTAGGGTCTTAATAGATGCCGAAACcatcttttatttttagtttgttttttttttttgccttgaATAAGTTCacgcaaaaacattattttgagcggaCCGATCGCACAATGTGTGGAAGCCATAAGGATATGATAAGCGtcgatttcaaaaaatatgcataattaattataatttattgacgtgtatttattgtaaaattatttataatttttaatttaatttttatttaaattgattttcatgATCTAGTagttaaaaaacctttttttttttagaatgaacTTGAAACTCTGACAGATTGGGAATCACGAGTGGAcctatttttatccaaaaaaccGGAAGGTGTATCTTTATATTCTGAGAAATATATTCGTACAATTTGTAATGGATTATTGGCAcgatttatttcagttttaaattataacatatccgaagaaattaaattaaatattccgATTGCGTTAATTCGACCCACTATTCAAGTAAATAGTGAATCGTCTGAAGATTATGATTTATCGACCTTGGtggataaagaatcatcaaaaattCCTGTAACTATACTGGAAGGGGATCATTACACTGTTTTAGAAAATGTATCATTACCAAATTtagtcaatgaatttttttcttaatgagtAGGGTTGCAGTTATAtgactacatagtataaaacaaagtcgctttctctgtccctatgtccctatgtccctttgtatgcttaaatctttgaaactacgcaacggattttgatgcgtttatttttaatagatagagtgattcaagaggaaggtttatatgtataataacatccattaaatagtggagaagtactgctatttttgaggtttctaatgtgatgtgtaaaaataaaataaatagttaaaaatgtaaaaagtaaataagtaaaaatgtagtgtatgaatttagatattcaaaagatagcaggaaatcttcatggtatagggaaagggggattgttttacgggcagtaatgaataaatcaaaactactggatcgattttaatcacataggctatatatttcaTACCCGTGCGaggccagagcgggccgctatgtttttatatacaacgttcacagtttttctgtagtgtatttagtatcagcattggaCCGgagcgaagccggggcgggtcgctagttatgatatatttttttctaaatttttcgaattaagaCATAGCAATGCTGTGGCTGTCCCGTTTTAAGGCATGTTCTGAATAGGCATgtctgaataaatttaattgaattccaaaatcaaaattatggtatactttttttttttctaaattattcgaAGTAAGACACAGCAGTGCTTTGTCTTAAATAAGCATTATGAGAAATTTAGTTAtataagttttttcttttacttgttctaatttttgtaaatatttggttttgtatttttttgaatcgCTCATTAGAGCATATCAATAAACACCTACATACAAATACTAACTTAAATTTGGTTCTTACCACATCTCTGTCCAAAACTCGTCCCCTTCTCACaacacattttatataatattataacaaaacaattACTTTTATGGACAAGTGTGGACTAAAGTCAAAACTATTTTCTCAGAAGTGCCTATTGGATTAAATGGCTCCTAGAATACACACAAGCAGTGGAAGCACAGTGCAATATGGTTTTAAGGTTGCATTACCTTACATAAGTCACGGAATGGTAGTTGAGGATAAAAATACTGACGAGAACTTTGCGTGTGATAGCTCTAAGCTTAACCAAACTTCTCTCTCGACTTTTATCAGGTTTAGTACTTTATGCACTCCAGTGGCCTTGAAGTCttgaatttaatcgaaagtTTATAGTCTAAGCAGTGTCGAAACTGTATCACGCGAATGTGGTAGTGAAGATCAAACTATAATGTTATCTTCGCAAATCATTTAGTTTGGTCCTCATTACCACGTTTGCGCGATTATACAACCGTTGGTACACATGGAAGTTGTAGATGTTGGAGTGGTTCAATGGTAGCTTTTGAAATGAAAGAAACGCTAAACAGATAATATATTGCGTTTTCAACGGCCTAACACAAATTTTGCATGATCACGAAATTATTAATGTAGTCATAGACAAAATAGACATAAAATCTAACtgtaacaaattaaataaattgttgatatttaataaaaacttatttattaattaaaaaattcattgtatttttatttttttatacaccctgtacatatgtaatttatataaaggTATTCTAAGtctagtctcaagtttgtaacacttaaaaatattgatgctacgaataaaattttagtataagtattcataaaatcatctaaaaagttcaattccggttgtccgcccatctgaactcaaaaaacgaaaagttatcaagctgaaatttttatggcgtgtCCATGTACGTTAAAactgagtttgagttcgtaaatgagcaacatagttcaaggtctcctacggacccatcttttaaaagtagcttcaactagggGTCTTGTGAAACGttctcgaaaatcgaaaaaaaatgtataaaagttGATGAGTTTTCGTTCTACAAACCtactaaaatattcataatatttcttACGATTCTTTCACGACGatccatttaattttaatttaaatagaaaaaattccaTAAGTGTGacaaaccaacaaaatttttacttgataAGAACCTTATCCCTAATTTCGAAAATATGGATCACtgatatgtaaaaatataataaaaggtcAAGATGTTAATAATGTTGACTTATAGTGTAGGCGCTGGAGGAAGtaattaaggagatatgcaaggattggataataatagggatttcaataaaactttataaaatacattttttgattaacaaagtttccaaaaatcacaaaaaattcctaggtctttggactttttattattattttatcgttcaaagttgactgaaaaaatgattaattatataGGAGGTTATCcctttcaattgaatatttctatatcaaaaaatatagcgagtatgataaaaaaaactatctaaaatatttagacaaccCCTCATGAGTAAAATGGGATTTAACCTACGAAATAAAGAAGTATaaagtttcatgaaaatatagTTAAAGCTTGTATGCGCTAGAATCTAAATAGTTCGTGTTGTAGACGCGAgtattttgagtaaaatttgaATCTTTCGAAGTATGTCGTATATATTGATATCATAGATTCCTAAACTCCTATTTTACCGTCATTTAAAACCTGAAGAGTTTTTTGGTAAAACTATACCGTTTCTAATTTTTCTtacgtacactcactgtcaaaaaaagtgccacagttaaaacattctaagcgtactcatcatatgttatgttataatagtaacactta
This region includes:
- the LOC123296797 gene encoding fatty acid synthase-like, which produces MTWIELPLSSKPRRIIEICYSAMNFRDVMLATGKLSSDFMDKGKTDPDCVLPLDCVQGLEFSGVGPDGKRYMGLVTRAGQATRVEYDENLTWPVPDNWSLEDAATVPVVYSTVYESLIKYGMSKGHSVLIHSGTGGVGLAAIHVALHYGCEVFTTVGTQEKREFIKKLFPQIKESHIGNSRDTSFEQMVMSETKGRGVDFVLNSLAEEKLLASVRCLAEYGKFMEIGKFDLSKNNKLGMEVFMRGASFHGIMLDKTMEASAEKKEVIRSVISKGIQDGAIKPLPRTVFDIENLEAPFRYLSAGKHIGKVLIKIRDNEAQKTVLVPAIPKLYVKQNKSIVIIGGLGGFGLELANWLIQRGCRNLILSSRQGLKKGYQSIQIQKWRSAGINVQISTANILTKKGCIEILQFANKFGPVDGIYNLAVILRDALFENQSIENFQTSFGGKVLGTKYLDEVSRTLCPELRHFIVFSSVSCGRGNAGQTNYGMANSVMERICEERHASGYPALAIQWGAIGEVGLVADMQDNDEVLEIGGTLQQGLNSCFDAMDIFLKQSSPVVASMVVAEKKYGFNAGGSILDSVVSIMGIKDHTKLSKHSKLAEIGMDSMMAVEIKQTLEREFELFLTPQDIRNLTFAKLIELQDQKVDNAESDVTMKENSMSKEDIIKMLVRTFGDENEDIEPIVELPSTKNKEKSMPLFFIPGIEGNCVVFEALCSKLNYQCYGLQTSFADTTDNISALTQKMVSLIKSKLAQNEEYGIVGYSYGSILATEITTQLEKLGYKGRCLFIDGSPTFLKALIRNQLSMSMSEEISTSTVESRLIALMLSNFLTENVSNILNELETLTDWESRVDLFLSKKPEGVSLYSEKYIRTICNGLLARFISVLNYNISEEIKLNIPIALIRPTIQVNSESSEDYDLSTLVDKESSKIPVTILEGDHYTVLENVSLPNLVNEFFS